One genomic region from Argentina anserina chromosome 2, drPotAnse1.1, whole genome shotgun sequence encodes:
- the LOC126784583 gene encoding sugar transporter ERD6-like 7 isoform X1 has translation MVIQIRRGSCVNRGDMAIKEDVENVVQENIREPLMRGSGEGSGHGSSKEDQWMVYLSTFVAVCGSYEFGCCVGYSSPTQSAITEDLSLTTSEYSVFGSILTFGAMIGAITIGPITDFIGRKGALRMSCAFCVVGWLAIYFAEGAWALDIGRLATGYGMGAFSYVVPIFISEIAPKNLRGRLTALNQLMIVSGVSVSFIIGLVVSWRALALIGLIPCAVTLFGLFFIPESPRWLAKKGRHRDFEVALQKLRGKDVDVSLEAEEIQEYIATLDSLPRAKLLDLFQRRYLPAVLIAVFLMVFQQLGGINGVCFYVSDIFTQAGFSSTVGTIIYAILQVVVTGIGASFMDRLGRKPLILTSASGLLLGCAVTAIAFFLTAQELALSVAPILAVTGILIFIGAFSIGMGAVPWIIMSEIFPINIKGQAGSLATLVNWFGAWLCSYTFNFLMSWSTYGTFILYAAINGLAIVFVIFFVPETKGKTLEQIQSAISKERSEEI, from the exons ATGG TGATTCAGATACGTCGTGGGAGTTGTGTAAATCGGGGAGACATGGCGATCAAAGAGGATGTGGAGAATGTTGTGCAGGAGAACATAAGGGAGCCACTCATGAGAGGTAGTGGAGAGGGATCCGGTCATGGAAGCAGCAAAGAGGATCAATGGATGGTTTACCTGAGCACATTTGTTGCAGTTTGcggttcttatgaatttggaTGCTGT GTGGGTTATTCTTCGCCTACTCAGTCTGCCATCACGGAAGATCTCAGTTTAACAACATCTGAG TACTCAGTGTTTGGCTCCATTCTCACATTTGGTGCAATGATAGGTGCTATCACAATTGGACCCATCACTGATTTTATTGGTCGAAAAGGG GCCTTGAGAATGTCCTGTGCTTTCTGTGTTGTGGGTTGGCTTGCAATTTATTTTGCTGAG GGTGCTTGGGCTCTTGACATTGGGAGATTAGCAACTGGATATGGAATGGGAGCCTTTTCATATGTT GTACCTATTTTCATTTCCGAAATTGCACCCAAGAATCTTCGAGGAAGACTAACCGCTTTAAATCAG CTGATGATTGTTTCTGGAGTGTCAGTGTCCTTCATAATCGGGCTTGTAGTAAGTTGGAGGGCTTTAGCACTAATAG GACTAATTCCCTGTGCTGTGACCCTTTTTGGTCTCTTTTTCATTCCCGAGTCTCCAAGATGGTTG GCAAAGAAAGGACGCCACAGAGATTTTGAGGTTGCACTGCAGAAACTTCGCGGGAAAGATGTTGACGTCTCTCTTGAAGCAGAAGAAATCCAG GAATATATAGCAACTCTTGACAGTCTTCCCAGAGCCAAATTATTAGATTTATTTCAAAGAAGATACCTGCCAGCAGTCTTG ATAGCAGTTTTCTTAATGGTCTTTCAACAACTGGGAGGAATCAATGGTGTCTGTTTCTATGTCAGTGATATTTTTACGCAAGCAG GATTTTCTTCCACCGTGGGAACTATAATTTATGCTATTCTCCAG GTTGTGGTAACTGGCATTGGTGCATCCTTTATGGATAGGCTTGGACGAAAGCCTCTGATTTTG ACTTCTGCATCAGGATTGCTACTTGGCTGTGCGGTGACTGCAATTGCGTTCTTTCTCACA GCTCAGGAATTGGCTTTGAGTGTTGCTCCTATACTTGCTGTTACTGGAATACTG ATCTTCATAGGAGCCTTTTCAATAGGAATGGGAGCAGTACCTTGGATTATTATGTCTGAG ATATTCCCCATCAATATTAAAGGGCAGGCGGGAAGCTTAGCCACGCTGGTGAACTGGTTTGGTGCATGGTTGTGTTCCTACACTTTCAACTTCCTTATGAGTTGGAGTACATACG GTACCTTCATTCTGTATGCAGCAATCAATGGTCTGGCTATAGTTTTTGTGATATTCTTTGTACCTGAAACAAAGGGGAAAACTCTGGAACAGATCCAATCAGCCATAAGCAAAGAGAGAAGTGAAGAGATATAA
- the LOC126784583 gene encoding sugar transporter ERD6-like 7 isoform X2: protein MAIKEDVENVVQENIREPLMRGSGEGSGHGSSKEDQWMVYLSTFVAVCGSYEFGCCVGYSSPTQSAITEDLSLTTSEYSVFGSILTFGAMIGAITIGPITDFIGRKGALRMSCAFCVVGWLAIYFAEGAWALDIGRLATGYGMGAFSYVVPIFISEIAPKNLRGRLTALNQLMIVSGVSVSFIIGLVVSWRALALIGLIPCAVTLFGLFFIPESPRWLAKKGRHRDFEVALQKLRGKDVDVSLEAEEIQEYIATLDSLPRAKLLDLFQRRYLPAVLIAVFLMVFQQLGGINGVCFYVSDIFTQAGFSSTVGTIIYAILQVVVTGIGASFMDRLGRKPLILTSASGLLLGCAVTAIAFFLTAQELALSVAPILAVTGILIFIGAFSIGMGAVPWIIMSEIFPINIKGQAGSLATLVNWFGAWLCSYTFNFLMSWSTYGTFILYAAINGLAIVFVIFFVPETKGKTLEQIQSAISKERSEEI, encoded by the exons ATGGCGATCAAAGAGGATGTGGAGAATGTTGTGCAGGAGAACATAAGGGAGCCACTCATGAGAGGTAGTGGAGAGGGATCCGGTCATGGAAGCAGCAAAGAGGATCAATGGATGGTTTACCTGAGCACATTTGTTGCAGTTTGcggttcttatgaatttggaTGCTGT GTGGGTTATTCTTCGCCTACTCAGTCTGCCATCACGGAAGATCTCAGTTTAACAACATCTGAG TACTCAGTGTTTGGCTCCATTCTCACATTTGGTGCAATGATAGGTGCTATCACAATTGGACCCATCACTGATTTTATTGGTCGAAAAGGG GCCTTGAGAATGTCCTGTGCTTTCTGTGTTGTGGGTTGGCTTGCAATTTATTTTGCTGAG GGTGCTTGGGCTCTTGACATTGGGAGATTAGCAACTGGATATGGAATGGGAGCCTTTTCATATGTT GTACCTATTTTCATTTCCGAAATTGCACCCAAGAATCTTCGAGGAAGACTAACCGCTTTAAATCAG CTGATGATTGTTTCTGGAGTGTCAGTGTCCTTCATAATCGGGCTTGTAGTAAGTTGGAGGGCTTTAGCACTAATAG GACTAATTCCCTGTGCTGTGACCCTTTTTGGTCTCTTTTTCATTCCCGAGTCTCCAAGATGGTTG GCAAAGAAAGGACGCCACAGAGATTTTGAGGTTGCACTGCAGAAACTTCGCGGGAAAGATGTTGACGTCTCTCTTGAAGCAGAAGAAATCCAG GAATATATAGCAACTCTTGACAGTCTTCCCAGAGCCAAATTATTAGATTTATTTCAAAGAAGATACCTGCCAGCAGTCTTG ATAGCAGTTTTCTTAATGGTCTTTCAACAACTGGGAGGAATCAATGGTGTCTGTTTCTATGTCAGTGATATTTTTACGCAAGCAG GATTTTCTTCCACCGTGGGAACTATAATTTATGCTATTCTCCAG GTTGTGGTAACTGGCATTGGTGCATCCTTTATGGATAGGCTTGGACGAAAGCCTCTGATTTTG ACTTCTGCATCAGGATTGCTACTTGGCTGTGCGGTGACTGCAATTGCGTTCTTTCTCACA GCTCAGGAATTGGCTTTGAGTGTTGCTCCTATACTTGCTGTTACTGGAATACTG ATCTTCATAGGAGCCTTTTCAATAGGAATGGGAGCAGTACCTTGGATTATTATGTCTGAG ATATTCCCCATCAATATTAAAGGGCAGGCGGGAAGCTTAGCCACGCTGGTGAACTGGTTTGGTGCATGGTTGTGTTCCTACACTTTCAACTTCCTTATGAGTTGGAGTACATACG GTACCTTCATTCTGTATGCAGCAATCAATGGTCTGGCTATAGTTTTTGTGATATTCTTTGTACCTGAAACAAAGGGGAAAACTCTGGAACAGATCCAATCAGCCATAAGCAAAGAGAGAAGTGAAGAGATATAA
- the LOC126784581 gene encoding probable LRR receptor-like serine/threonine-protein kinase RKF3, translating into MSPHLLFFLFSLSTLSLFSRLVLSQQNATVPCPLNFTILEQFAESNRRQYDSKIECQYIIQGLRLVDSHYLQLTGNFLPPLNAAASCWSAYQSLADQFVPGFDIRTSCGFQTSWISQGCMNLTTKADFETLVGPTALAAVVSNCNQSLENNSPCAACTTSLSSLSATYLTGNSTGNVSGCTAYPSIYAAAFANPYGPADHGNAKCFFQLDFTVAGPGKKKRTLIVIVLVACGFGLLFLIGGGWFAWHKYEEYMIKKRRNDANEKIELGLGNALESISGSTTLVKFTFDEISKATKNFARENIIGRGGYGNVYKGVLADGSEVALKRFKNCSAAGDANFAHEVEVIASVRHVNLVALRGYCTATTHLVGHQRIIVCDLMKNGSLHDHLFGTFENKLSWPKRQRIALGTARGLAYLHDGAQPSIIHRDIKANNILLDEDFEAKVADFGLAKFTPEGMTHLSTRVAGTMGYLAPEYALYGQLTEKSDVYSFGVVMLELLSGKKALHVDNENQPSLVTDWAWSLVREGKALDVIEDMPEKGPTEVLEKYVLVAVLCSHPQLYARPTMDQVVKMLETDLSVPSIPERPIPLVAEIDDIGRYSSSGSIQLSGTAGFQTYTFESSLPRDHKGDGESSSSTTEGR; encoded by the coding sequence ATGTCGCCCcatctcctcttcttcctcttttcaCTATCTACACTCTCCTTATTCTCTCGACTAGTTCTCTCCCAGCAAAACGCCACCGTCCCCTGCCCGCTCAACTTCACCATCCTTGAGCAGTTCGCCGAATCCAACCGCCGCCAATACGACTCCAAAATCGAGTGCCAGTACATCATCCAAGGCCTCCGCCTCGTCGACTCCCACTACCTCCAGCTCACCGGCAACTTCCTCCCCCCTCTCAACGCCGCTGCCTCCTGCTGGTCCGCCTACCAGTCTCTCGCTGATCAATTCGTCCCCGGCTTCGACATTCGCACCTCCTGTGGCTTCCAGACCTCTTGGATCTCCCAGGGCTGCATGAACCTCACCACCAAAGCCGACTTCGAAACCCTCGTCGGCCCCACCGCCCTCGCCGCCGTCGTCTCCAACTGCAACCAGTCCCTCGAGAACAATTCCCCCTGCGCCGCCTGCACCACCAGCCTCTCCAGCCTCTCCGCCACCTACCTGACCGGCAACTCCACCGGCAACGTCTCCGGCTGCACCGCCTACCCCTCCATCTACGCCGCCGCGTTCGCCAACCCCTACGGCCCGGCCGACCACGGCAACGCCAAGTGCTTCTTCCAGCTCGATTTCACGGTGGCCGGCCCCGGTAAGAAGAAACGGACTCTGATTGTGATTGTGTTAGTCGCTTGTGGTTTCGGGCTGTTGTTCTTGATCGGCGGGGGTTGGTTTGCATGGCATAAATATGAAGAGTATATGATTAAGAAGAGAAGGAATGATGCTAATGAGAAAATTGAGCTGGGGTTAGGTAATGCATTAGAGTCGATTAGTGGGAGTACTACTTTGGTTAAGTTcacatttgatgaaattagtAAGGCAACCAAGAATTTCGCTAGGGAGAATATTATAGGGAGAGGAGGCTATGGGAATGTGTACAAGGGCGTGCTGGCTGATGGCTCCGAAGTTGCGCTGAAGAGGTTCAAGAATTGCTCGGCTGCAGGGGATGCGAATTTCGCGCACGAGGTTGAGGTGATTGCGAGTGTGAGGCATGTGAATCTTGTGGCTTTGAGAGGGTATTGTACTGCGACTACGCATTTGGTGGGGCACCAGAGGATTATTGTGtgtgatttgatgaagaatgggAGTCTGCATGATCATTTGTTTGGGACGTTTGAGAATAAGCTTAGTTGGCCGAAAAGGCAGAGGATTGCGCTGGGGACTGCGAGGGGGTTGGCTTATTTGCATGATGGAGCTCAGCCGTCAATCATTCATAGGGATATTAAAGCAAATAACATTCTTttggatgaggattttgaggccAAAGTGGCGGATTTCGGACTTGCAAAGTTTACGCCTGAGGGGATGACGCATTTGAGTACTAGGGTGGCTGGAACGATGGGTTATCTTGCTCCAGAGTATGCATTGTATGGGCAGTTGACAGAGAAAAGTGATGTTTATAGCTTTGGTGTTGTGATGCTTGAGCTTTTGAGTGGAAAGAAAGCGCTACATGTTGATAATGAAAACCAGCCATCACTTGTGACAGATTGGGCATGGTCCTTGGTGCGTGAAGGAAAAGCGCTGGATGTCATTGAAGATATGCCAGAGAAGGGTCCAACTGAAGTTCTGGAGAAGTATGTGCTGGTTGCTGTTCTATGTTCTCACCCACAGTTGTATGCCAGGCCTACAATGGATCAAGTTGTAAAAATGTTGGAAACAGACTTGTCAGTTCCCTCAATCCCGGAACGGCCAATTCCCCTTGTGGCTGAGATTGATGATATAGGAAGATACAGCAGCAGTGGCTCAATTCAGCTCTCTGGCACAGCCGGCTTCCAGACTTACACATTTGAAAGTAGCCTTCCGCGTGACCATAAGGGAGACGGAGAAAGTTCAAGTTCCACAACTGAAGGGAGGTGA
- the LOC126784585 gene encoding receptor-like cytosolic serine/threonine-protein kinase RBK2, giving the protein MREKVDTYSPVGVLEDFFKSSDSESPTKELNLEFENQKPKANSRWHGLVTLLKTKSKRSLVPMHPLLKLSKKMSSSMREIITPKLESDSEYPFKSPWKNFSLYELQSATKNFSQENMIGKGGYAEVYKGCLANGQFVAIKRLTRGTPEEITGDFLSEIGIMAHVNHPNTAKLIGYGVEGGMHLVLELSPQGSLASVLYGSKVKLEWNVRYKIALGAAKGLQYLHEGCQRRIIHRDIKAANILLTEEFEAKICDFGLAKWLPESWTHHTISKFEGTFGYLAPEFLLHGIVDEKTDVFAFGVLLLELVTGRRALDYSQQSLVLWAKPLLKKNEIRGLVDPSLANDYNPIQMNLVLLAASLCIQRSSIRRPSMNQVLLLLNGDLCCLKYMNRSRMPFFRKAFREDIVNNIEDP; this is encoded by the exons ATGAGGGAGAAGGTTGATACGTATTCTCCTGTTGGAGTTCTTGAGGACTTCTTTAAGAGTTCAGATTCCGAAAGCCCCACCAAAGAGCTTAATCTGGaatttgaaaaccaaaaaccaaagGCGAATTCCAGGTGGCATGGACTAGTTACATTGCTGAAAACCAAATCCAAGAGGTCATTGGTCCCAATGCATCCTCTGTTGAAACTCTCGAAGAAAATGAGCAGTAGTATGAGAGAGATTATAACGCCAAAGCTGGAGTCAGATTCCGAATACCCTTTCAAATCACCATGGAAGAACTTCTCCCTTTATGAGCTCCAATCTGCAACGAAGAATTTCAGCCAAG AAAATATGATTGGAAAGGGGGGTTATGCTGAGGTTTACAAGGGTTGTTTAGCAAATGGGCAATTTGTGGCAATCAAACGGCTAACCAGGGGAACACCGGAGGAAATTACCGGCGACTTTTTATCGGAGATTGGGATCATGGCTCATGTGAATCATCCCAATACCGCAAAGTTGATTGGTTATGGAGTTGAAGGAGGAATGCACTTGGTCCTTGAATTGTCTCCACAAGGAAGCTTAGCTTCTGTGCTTTATG GTTCAAAGGTGAAACTTGAATGGAATGTCAGGTACAAAATAGCATTAGGTGCAGCTAAGGGTTTACAATATCTTCACGAGGGTTGTCAGAGAAGGATTATCCACAGAGATATTAAGGCTGCAAATATTTTGCTTACTGAGGAGTTTGAGGCCAAG ATCTGTGACTTTGGTCTTGCAAAATGGCTACCAGAGAGTTGGACTCACCATACTATTTCAAAATTCGAAGGCACATTTGG TTATCTTGCTCCTGAGTTCTTGTTGCACGGTATAGTAGATGAGAAAACTGATGTATTTGCCTTTGGTGTGCTGCTGTTGGAACTAGTAACCGGGCGGCGAGCTCTAGATTACTCCCAACAAAGCCTTGTCTTGTGG GCAAAGCCCTTGCTAAAGAAGAATGAAATCAGAGGGTTAGTTGATCCTTCTCTAGCCAATGACTACAATCCTATACAGATGAATCTTGTTTTGTTGGCTGCTTCATTGTGCATACAACGATCCTCAATAAGACGCCCTAGTATGAATCAG GTGTTACTACTTCTGAATGGCGATCTTTGCTGCTTGAAGTACATGAACAGAAGCCGAATGCCATTTTTCCGAAAGGCATTTCGAGAAGACATAGTTAATAACATCGAAGATCCTTAA
- the LOC126783162 gene encoding autophagy-related protein 18g-like, which produces MKKGKGRNNGGGLLPSSLRIISSCLKTVSTNASTVASTVRSAGASVAASISASEDHKDQVTWAGFDRLELNHTAFRRVLLLGYLNGFQVFDVEDASNYSELVSKRDGPVTFLQMQPYPAASDEEEGFRTSHPLLLVVAGDDTIGSGTVQNHSNLGGLGRDGHVESRPGNPVSSPTAVRFYSLRSHSYVHVLRFRSAVCMIRCSPRIVAVGLASQIYCFDALTLENKFSVLTYPVPQLAGQGSSGFNVGYGPMAVGPRWLAYASNSPLMSNTSRLGPHNLSPSPGVSPSTSPGNGGYMARYAMESSKQLAAGIINLGDVGCKTLYKYCQELLPDGSSSPVSSNSGWKVSRLAGTEMDNAGMVVVKDFVTQAVISQFKAHTSPISALCFDPSGTLLVTASIYGNNINIFRIMPTCKRNGSGIQNMNWSSSHVHLYKLHRGITSALIQDICFSHYSQWVAIVSSKGTCHVFVLSPFGGDTGFQIQHSQGEEPTLCPVLSLPWWSTSSCITSQQSSHPPTPVALSVVSRIKYSSFGWLSTVNNVSGSATGKVFVPSGAVAAVFHNSLSQSVQHGNSRAGTLEHLLVYTPSGHVVQHELQPRVGAEESHSGLNTQTTTNMHMQEEDLRVKVEPIQWWDVCRRSEWPEREDCVLGINSDGQDAAETIRSKSGSDGTYAMEFLGLNGGVEGKRTLETHWSRNISNAEVQISSFRLPIWQKSKICFYTMEYQRVNSFSGGEFEVEKVPVHEIEMRQKELLPVFHQFHSIKSSWNDRIVDGKYSNQSSSESHQAEGKILEQTVICHSNPASLSSTESSEGGSSRRIEHSLDFDQMNNDLPRSPIFQTLNCPERRANAILESSFQNHSSLVGSQVGSCAVLESKLLPVGSLCNEEGLLVNTIGMSEGSDLYMDQHASSTVVMTEEESNLQRPIDLSQFFQEEHCKALEQNGCLSEVITDDSDGSQCDKVKPDDEENSEMLGGMFAFSDEG; this is translated from the exons ATGAAGAAAGGGAAGGGGAGGAACAACGGCGGAGGCTTGTTGCCGAGCTCGCTGAGGATCATCTCGTCGTGCCTTAAGACTGTTTCGACGAATGCCAGCACCGTCGCTTCTACGGTTCGCTCCGCCGGAGCCTCCGTTGCTGCTTCTATTTCTGCTTCCGAGGATCACAAGGATCAG GTGACCTGGGCTGGATTTGACAGGCTAGAGCTTAATCACACTGCCTTCAGACGCGTTCTGTTGCTTGGTTATCTGAATGGATTTCAAGTTTTTGATGTCGAGGATGCCTCTAACTACAGTGAGCTGGTTTCAAAGCGTGACGGCCCGGTCACATTCTTACAGATGCAGCCCTATCCGGCAGCatctgatgaggaggaggGATTTAGAACTTCTCATCCTTTGTTGTTGGTAGTTGCTGGAGATGACACCATTGGTTCTGGCACTGTTCAGAATCATAGCAACTTGGGAGGCTTAGGAAGAGATGGTCATGTCGAGTCTCGGCCAGGAAACCCTGTCAGCTCTCCAACAGCTGTTCGGTTTTACTCGCTGAGGTCCCACAGTTATGTGCATGTTCTGAGATTTCGGTCTGCTGTCTGTATGATTAGATGCAGTCCTCGGATAGTGGCTGTTGGTCTTGCAAGTCAA ATATACTGCTTTGACGCGCTCACCCTCGAAAATAAATTCAGTGTTCTTACCTATCCTGTTCCTCAGCTAGCAGGACAAGGATCCTCTGGGTTTAATGTAGGTTACGGCCCAATGGCTGTGGGTCCTAGGTGGCTAGCTTATGCTTCCAATAGCCCACTCATGTCAAACACAAGTCGCTTAGGCCCCCATAATCTTTCTCCTTCTCCAGGAGTTAGTCCATCTACATCACCTGGGAATGGTGGTTACATGGCTCGATATGCAATGGAATCTAGTAAACAGTTGGCTGCTGGAATTATCAACTTGGGTGACGTGGGATGCAAAACCTTGTACAAATACTGTCAAGAGCTCCTCCCAGATGGGTCTAGTTCTCCAGTATCATCAAATTCAGGCTGGAAAGTTAGCAGGCTTGCCGGAACAGAAATGGATAATGCTGGGATG GTTGTTGTCAAAGACTTTGTCACCCAAGCTGTTATATCGCAGTTTAAAGCTCATACTAGTCCAATATCTGCACTGTGTTTCGACCCAAGTGGGACCCTTCTTGTCACTGCCTCAATATATGGAAATAACATAAATATTTTCCGGATAATGCCTACATGCAAACGCAATGGATCAGGCATTCAGAACATGAATTGGAGCTCGTCTCATGTTCATCTATACAAACTGCATCGTGGGATAACATCAGCT TTGATCCAGGACATTTGCTTCAGTCATTATTCTCAATGGGTTGCAATTGTTTCTTCCAAGGGGACCTgccatgtttttgttttatccCCTTTTGGTGGTGATACCGGATTTCAAATTCAACATTCTCAGGGCGAAGAACCCACACTTTGTCCAGTTTTATCTCTTCCTTGGTGGTCTACTTCTTCTTGCATCACGAGTCAACAATCTTCTCATCCACCAACGCCTGTTGCTCTTTCAGTTGTGAGCAGAATAAAGTACAGTAGTTTTGGATGGCTTAGCACAGTCAACAATGTTTCTGGTTCTGCAACAGGAAAGGTATTTGTACCATCTGGTGCTGTTGCTGCTGTTTTTCATAATTCCCTTTCTCAAAGTGTTCAGCACGGTAACTCAAGGGCTGGTACCTTGGAGCATCTATTAGTTTATACTCCATCAGGTCATGTTGTTCAACATGAACTTCAGCCAAGAGTCGGAGCAGAAGAAAGTCATAGTGGTCTTAATACCCAGACAACTACAAACATGCACATGCAGGAGGAAGACCTGAGAGTCAAAGTTGAACCTATACAATGGTGGGATGTATGCAGGCGTTCAGAGTGGCCAGAAAGAGAGGACTGTGTTTTAGGAATTAACTCTGATGGTCAAGATGCGGCTGAAACAATTCGGAGTAAATCAGGTTCTGATGGTACTTATGCAATGGAGTTTCTTGGCTTAAATGGGGGAGTGGAGGGGAAAAGGACCCTGGAAACTCATTGGTCCAGGAACATTTCTAATGCAGAGGTGCAAATAAGTTCTTTCAGATTACCAATATGGCAAAAGTCTAAG ATTTGCTTTTATACAATGGAGTATCAAAGAGTTAATAGTTTTTCGGGTGGAGAGTTTGAAGTTGAAAAAGTCCCTGTTCATGAAATTGAAATGAGACAGAAGGAATTGTTACCTGTTTTTCACCAATTCCATAGCATCAAATCAAGCTGGAATGATAG AATCGTAGACGGGAAATATTCAAATCAATCTTCGTCAGAATCTCATCAAGCTGAAGGCAAGATCTTGGAACAGACTGTTATTTGTCACTCAAACCCTGCATCACTTAGCTCCACAGAAAGCTCAGAAGGGG GTTCGTCAAGAAGAATTGAGCATTCACTAGATTTCGATCAGATGAACAATGATCTTCCCCGCTCTCCCATTTTTCAGACTTTAAATTGCCCGGAAAGAAGAGCGAATGCTATTCTTGAGTCTTCATTTCAAAACCATTCATCTCTTGTTGGTTCTCAAGTCGGGAGTTGTGCTGTTTTAGAAAGTAAGCTTCTCCCGGTCGGAAGTTTGTGTAATGAAGAAGGCCTATTGGTGAATACAATTGGGATGAGTGAGGGCTCGGATTTATACATGGATCAACATGCTTCAAGTACTGTTGTGATGACAGAGGAAGAGTCGAATCTGCAGCGCCCAATAGATCTCTCGCAGTTTTTTCAGGAGGAGCATTGTAAGGCATTGGAGCAGAATGGATGCCTCTCTGAAGTCATAACCGATGATAGCGATGGTAGTCAATGCGATAAGGTGAAACCTGATGATGAGGAAAATAGCGAAATGCTTGGAGGCATGTTTGCCTTTTCTGATGAAGGTTGA